In one window of Bemisia tabaci chromosome 6, PGI_BMITA_v3 DNA:
- the LOC109041641 gene encoding OV-16 antigen isoform X1, with translation MRSKKMLSNILVSHEFSARIWRQLLAHLIYYSLTSDLSIEAAHTTEEITAETEEIMPNSSYTGRDQKEIENIFKKHGIIPDLIDDAPQYELNMRYAGAISPDFGTKHRPEELKFPPFAIRFETIPHVMYSLFMLDLDSPIRKNATKRPYVHWSLVNIPNYSILHAETLVKYIGPSRRKEQDYIDMYF, from the exons ATGAG ATCAAAGAAAATGCTCAGCAACATCCTTGTATCACACGAATTTTCCGCACGAATATGGAGACAACTCTTGGCTCATCTCATATATTATTCCCTCACATCCGACTTGTCGATAGAAGCTGCTCATACAACAGAGGAAATCACCGCAGAAACGGAGGAGATTATGCCTAATTCAAGTTACACAGGTCGAGAtcaaaaagaaatagaaaacatATTTAAGAAGCATGGCATTATACCGGATTTAATAGACGATGCTCCACAATATGAGCTAAAT ATGCGATATGCTGGAGCAATCTCGCCTGATTTTGGCACAAAACATCGACCagaggaactaaaatttcctcCTTTTGCTATTCGATTTGAAACAATACCACACGTTATGTACTCGTTATTTATGCTCG ATTTAGATTCACCCATAAGGAAAAATGCAACGAAGAGACCATACGTTCATTGGAGCTTAGTTAACATACCGAACTATAGTATTTTACATGCTGAAACACTAGTTAAATATATTGGTCCTTCCCGGAGAAAGGAACAG GACTACATCgatatgtatttttaa
- the LOC109041641 gene encoding OV-16 antigen isoform X2, with the protein MLSNILVSHEFSARIWRQLLAHLIYYSLTSDLSIEAAHTTEEITAETEEIMPNSSYTGRDQKEIENIFKKHGIIPDLIDDAPQYELNMRYAGAISPDFGTKHRPEELKFPPFAIRFETIPHVMYSLFMLDLDSPIRKNATKRPYVHWSLVNIPNYSILHAETLVKYIGPSRRKEQDYIDMYF; encoded by the exons ATGCTCAGCAACATCCTTGTATCACACGAATTTTCCGCACGAATATGGAGACAACTCTTGGCTCATCTCATATATTATTCCCTCACATCCGACTTGTCGATAGAAGCTGCTCATACAACAGAGGAAATCACCGCAGAAACGGAGGAGATTATGCCTAATTCAAGTTACACAGGTCGAGAtcaaaaagaaatagaaaacatATTTAAGAAGCATGGCATTATACCGGATTTAATAGACGATGCTCCACAATATGAGCTAAAT ATGCGATATGCTGGAGCAATCTCGCCTGATTTTGGCACAAAACATCGACCagaggaactaaaatttcctcCTTTTGCTATTCGATTTGAAACAATACCACACGTTATGTACTCGTTATTTATGCTCG ATTTAGATTCACCCATAAGGAAAAATGCAACGAAGAGACCATACGTTCATTGGAGCTTAGTTAACATACCGAACTATAGTATTTTACATGCTGAAACACTAGTTAAATATATTGGTCCTTCCCGGAGAAAGGAACAG GACTACATCgatatgtatttttaa